GCACTTCATAGAGATTAGACAGAAATGGTGGGATGAAATGAAATGGACAACCAACATGTAGACGCATGGAAAGAAATGATTTATCCGGCACTGAAAAGCAAGCAGGAGGAGTTAGAAATGCTTGGTTATGAACAGGCAACGCCGGAAGAAGTGTGGAAGTGCCTTTCAGTGAAAATTTGGAAAGGTAATCCTGAAAAAAAATTGCATGAAATGGTTCAGGATATTTTTCATTTGAAATCATCTGTTTATTTAAGTTATTTAACGATACAATCCTATGAAAATGATGATCTGGCTGCTTCCGTGGAAGCGTTGCTGGGTAATCCGGAAAACACGGAAAATTAATGTCCGTTAGAAAAGGTTGATATATGAAGGAGGAAGCGCAAACGATGAAAAAAAGAGGCAGAATCGTTGCCTTTTTTCTTGTCATCGCAGTTTTGGCAGGAGTAATTGGAACAACGTTCAGCAGTCTGGCAAGTAATGTGAATCTTGGTTTGGATTTGCAGGGAGGCTTTGAGGTCTTATATGAAGTTGAACCTGTTGAAGAAGGCCAGGAAATTTCTGAAAGTCTAATGGAAGGAACCGTGGAAACGCTGAATGACCGTGTGAATCGGCTCGGAATCAGTGAAGCGGATATTAATATAGAAGGAGATGACCGGATTCGGGTACAGCTTGCCGGAGTGGAAAACCAAGCAGAAGCAAGAGAGTTACTGTCTTCATCAGCACAATTATCTTTCAGAGATGTGAATGATGAAGAGTACTTGGATGGTTCTGATATTGTAGATGGCAGCGCCAGTCAGGATTATAACCCGAATACCAATGCGCCGATTGTTACTTTGCAATTGAAAGATGCCTCCAAATTCGGAGAGGTCACGGAAGAAATCAGTCAAATGACGGATAATCGCATGGCCATCTGGATGGACTATCAGGAAGGCGAAGATTCTTTCGAGGAGGAAATGTCCAAAGAAGATCCGAAATATGTCTCTGCTCCAGCAGTGAGCGAACCAATTCATTCCAGTGATGTCATGATTGAAGGAGATTTTACGGTAGATTCGGCACAGCAAATGGCCGATATTATTAATTCCGGTTCCCTTGACGTACATATGAATGAAGTTTTCTCGACATCTGTAGGTGCACAATTCGGTGAACAGGCATTAAATGAAACGGTTATTGCCGGAATGATCGGGATCGCGCTAATTATTCTTTATCTATGCGTGTTTTATCGTTTCAGCGGCATTATTGCCTCCATTAATTTAGTTGTCTATGTATTCCTGGTTGTGTTAATTTTTGAACTGTTGAACGGGGTATTAACATTGCCCGGTATAGCTGCCCTGATTTTGGGGGTAGGAATGGCAGTCGATGCGAACGTCATTACGTTTGAACGTATTAAAGAGGAATTACGTCTCGGTAAGTCTGTAAAAGCTGCCTTTCAATCCGGGAACAAAAACTCATTTATAACTATACTAGATGCCAACTTGACGACATTAATTGCAGCAGGCGTACTTTTTGCGTTTGGTACAAGTTCTGTTAAAGGCTTTGCGACCATGCTGATTATCAGTATCGTTGTCAGCTTTATCACTGCTGTATTCGGTTCAAGAGTCTTCTTAAACTTATGGGTGCAAAGCGGCTTTTTGAGAAAGAGAAAAGGCTGGCTCGGTGTGAATAAGAATCAAATTCAGGACATTGAAGATGGCGAAGAACAGGAGCCGACCATTTTTGGAAAACAAGCTCATATTACCAATCATCGCAAGAAGTTCTTTACCTTTTCTTTACTGTTAATTGTTATTGGAGCCGTTGTCCTTGGTATCTTCCGAATTAATCCGGGGGTTGACTTTACAAGTGGTACTCGGGTAGAAGTCGTCGCTGACGACAGTTTGACAGAAGAAGAAATAGAATCTGAATTTGCGACATTAGGTTATGAAACAAACTCCGTCAATTTATCTGGGGAAAACAATGAAATTGGTGTTGCCCGTTTTGATACAGTTCTTGATGAAGACGAAGTTGATACGGTACAGCAGCATTTCGCAGATAAATATGGGCAAGAACCGAGTACAAGTGTAGTATCACCAGTTGTCGGACAGGAACTTGTGAGAAATGCGATATTAGCAGTGGCTATTGCGTCTGTATTTATTATTGCGTATATCGCCATCCGTTTTGAGCCTTTCTTTGGTGTGACAGCTATTCTGACACTCCTGCATGATGTATTTTTCATGCTGGTTGCGTTCAGTGTCACACAAATAGAGTTTGATGTCACGATTGTAGCGGCCATTTTGACGATTATTGGTTATTCCCTGAATAATACCATCGTTATTTTTGACCGAATCAGAGAAAACATCCGTTTAGAAAAGCGGGTGAAATCCTTTAAAAAACTTGCAGAAGTGGTGAACAGAAGTATCGTTCAATCATTTACGCGGACAATGAATACTTCTATCACGACTGTTGTTGCAGTAGTTGCCTTTATGGTACTTGGCGCATCATCTATATGGAGTTTCGCTTTTGCGTTATTAATCGGATTAATAGCCGGAACGTATTCTTCCTTATTCCTTGCTTCCCAGCTCTGGCTGGTATGGAGAGGACGAAAAGTGAAAGATAAGCCGGTTGATTTCCGGAAGAAAGAAAGAGTAGATGGTCCGCAAGTGTAGATAATAAAAAGCGGTAAACAAAAAAGAGAGCTTTCAAAATGGTAATGCCTTTGGAAAAACTTATTAATAAGGTTTTGTGGCAGGATCATTTAAAAATGAAAGCTCTCTTTTCTATATTGAGTGCTTAAAATCATACGTAATCGGGTAATGAATGGATAGCAACTATTTTTTAATGATGGAGGAAGATTTATGAATGGACAAGTCTATGTCATACTAGCAATTATATTTGTGATTATTGTTGCTGTATTTGCTGTTATCAACGTGGATCCTGTCGCAGTGGATTATTTATTCTGGACGACGGATTCTCCTTTGATCCTGGTTATTCTCTTTTCTGTATTAATGGGAGGATTAATTACTGCGGCAGTAGGAGCGATTCGACTTTACAGAGCATATCATGAAGTCAAAAAACTACGTACAGAAAATGAGCGTTTGAAAAAACGTCTGGTCGCGCACGGAATTACAGATGAGCAAGTTAAGGAAAATACTAACGGTAAGGAAGATACAGCAACATCCCGAAAAGAAAAGCGTAATGAAGGAAGACAAGCGAAAAGAACAGATAAAGAATAATCTGTCTTATTCATTTCCTTTATCAATGAGAATAATCTATTTGATGCCCCTGGCTTACTTTGTGTATAATAAGTAGGTCAGGGGTGAATTTATGCTATCAAGTAAAGCAAATTGGAAATATATAAACCATCCTCCTGCAGAGGAGAGAGATTCGATAGACATAGCGATATCGCCTATTGTAAAGGATCTATTTTTGCAAAGAGGCATTACGACAACCGAAGAAGTAAAACAATTTATGCGTCCTGATTTAAGCCACTTACAGGATCCATTTTTATTAACTGGAATGGAAAAAGCGGTGAATCGAATCAAGGAAGCAGCTGATAATCATGAAAAAATTGTTGTATACGGGGATTACGATGCCGATGGTGTCAGTTCTACCGTTGTTCTGCTGCATGCTTTGAAAAAAATTGGCGCAGAATGTGAATACTATATTCCAAATCGATTTACAGAAGGATATGGACCCAACGAGGCCGCATTCCGGGAGCTTCAGCAAGCAGGTTTCGATTTGATTATTACGGTCGATACAGGAATTGCTTCCGTTCATGAGGCGGAAGTAGCCAAAGAAATCGGTATAGATGTCATTATTACCGATCACCATGAACCCCAGTCAGAAATACCGGATTGTTATACCATTATTCATCCCAAACTGTCTGAGAACTATCCCTTTAAAGAGCTTGCAGGTGTGGGTGTTTCTTTGAAATTAGCGCAAGCTTTAATCGGTGAACTGCCTGAGGAAGTACTTCCGTTTGCAGCGATTGGCACGATTGCGGATTTGGTACCATTGGTTTCGGAAAACCGGATTCTGGCGACATACGGATTAAAAAAAATGCAATCAACGACGTATGCAGGGTTGAATGCTTTGAAACAAGTCTGTCGTATAGAGGGGAACCCGACAGAAGAGGATATCGGCTTTCGAATTGGCCCGCGGTTAAACGCAGTAGGGCGACTTGGAGACGCAGATTTGGCTGTTGACCTTTTGTTGGAGGAAGATGCTGACATTGCCTTGGAAATGGCGAATGAAATCAATTATATTAACGAACAGCGCAAGAAAATTGTCCAGGATATTGTAGACGAAGCAATGGAAATGGTTCAAACGGATAAACGGATTATTATTGTAGCTAAAGAAGGCTGGAATGAAGGAGTATTAGGTATCGTTGCTTCCAAATTAGTCCAAAAATATGACCGTCCAGCTATTGTTCTTGCGGTAAAACCGGACCAAGGTATTGTAAAGGGATCTGCACGAAGTATTCCGGCATTTGATTTATTTGAGGGCTGCATGACTGTCAGAGAGCTGTTCACACAATTTGGCGGGCATGCACAGGCAGCAGGGATGACCTTGCCTGCAGAGAATATGGAACGATTAGAAACGGCTTTGAACAACTTACTTTTTGAGAATTTGTCAGAAGAAGATTTTAAGCAGGAATTATATATTAATGCTATATTAGATATGGAAGATATTCATGTTTCTCTGATTGAGGAAATAGAAAAGCTTTCCCCATTTGGTATGGGCAATCCGAAGCCGTTATTCGAGCTGAATGGCGTTCCCAAAGAAGTTCGTCAGATTGGAAGCAGGAAAAACCATTTGAAAATGCAATTTGCTTCTGCGAATACACAAATGGATATGGTTGGTTTTGGATTTGGGGAGCTAAAAGAAGCGATTTCTCCGTATACGGAGGTAGCTGTTGCGGGCGAACTATCTATTAATGAGTGGAATGGCAAAAGAAATGCACAATTAATGCTGGAAGACGTAAAAATTACGGAATGGCAGCTTTTTGACTTTCGCGGAAAGAAAGCGGAGCAATTACTTCCAGACACAGCGAAAGAAGTCTTTGTATGCGGCGAGCTTACGCAAATTGCTGAACAGCAAAAGGCATACACCTATCAAGAGGCGCTTTCTGCGGATCTCTGTTCTTATCAAACAATCGGTTTTACAGAGCTTCCGGCGTCGTTACAGGATATGCAGGAAATTATCCGGCAAGTAAACCCGGATAATATTGTTATTGCGATACGCAGGGTTCCGAACCAATATCCATTTCAGTTTCCTTCCCGGAAAGAATTTATAGACTATTACAGCTTGATTAAACAGCATAAGAAGTTTCGGATTGCTGAGATGCAAACAGCAATTGAGCAGCATCGAGGTTGGAACGAAGCAAAAGTCAAATTTATGTCCGATGTATTTGTAGATTTGGGTTTTGCTGAAGAAAAGGATGGCTGGCTTCGCTATACGGCACCAGCAACGAAGAAGGATTTATCCGAATCCGTGATTTATCAACATTGTATGAAACAAAAGGAAGCAGAGCGTATACTTATTTATTCTAATTACCAGGATTTGAAAAAATGGTTTGAATCTTGCATGGATACGTCTACGAACCAAAAGGAGGAAGCAGTGTATGGATTATAAAGAGTATATAGAAATTGTTGAGAATTGGCCAAAAGAAGGAATCCGTTTTAAAGACATTACACCATTAATGGCGGACGGCCCCGCTTTTAAATCAGCTGTGGATGAAATTGTCGAATATGCAAAAGAAAGAGAAATTGATGTCGTTGTAGGCCCGGAAGCAAGAGGGTTTATTGTCGGCTGCCCAGTTTCCTATGCTTTGGAAATCGGTTTTGCGCCGGTCCGAAAAGAAGGAAAACTACCAAGGGAAGTCATCAAGGTGGATTATGGACTCGAATACGGAAAGAATGTATTAACCATTCACAAAGACGCGATTCAACCCGGCCAGCGAGTATTAATTACGGATGACCTCCTGGCAACAGGCGGTACCATTGAAGCAACCATTCATTTAGTAGAACAGCTTGGCGGAATCGTTGCCGGCTGTGCTTTTCTGGTGGAACTAGGCTATCTGGACGGTAAAGATAAATTAGAAGGCTATGATGTGCTTACAATCATGACCTATTAGAGAATACTTAAAAAGAGTCAAACAGAGCTAAATCCTGTCTTGACTCTTTTTGTATAGATTTTTAATAACTGTGCAGCAGGTTTTTAGTTGGACATACATATATGAAAAGTCTTATAATAGTAATTATTATCGAAACCTGTTTTAAAATCGGAGAAGTATAAAGGGTTTTAAACAAAAGGAATGGCTTCAAGCTTTCAGACACTTGTTGCTATTTTTATTTTATAAAATAATATAATGAATATTGAAGGTAAATAAAGGTGATTACATGGCAAAAGATGAAAATGTCAACATTACAGATATTGTAGAAAAAACAAGCGAATATTTATCTGATGAAGATGTTGCCTTGATTGAACGTGCTTATGAATTTGCGAGAGAGGCGCATAAAGACCAATTTCGTAAATCCGGTGAGCCATATATTATACATCCGGTACAAGTAGCAGGAATCCTTGCTGAACTGTTAATGGACGCAGAAACGATTTCAGCCGGGTTTCTTCATGATGTGATTGAGGATACCGATGTTACTTTCGAACAATTGGAAGAAGCATTCAATCATGAGATAGCTGCACTTGTAGATGGAGTAACCAAACTCGGGAAAATCCGCTATGAAACAAAAGAAGCACAGCAGGCAGAAAATCATCGCAAAATGTTTGTGGCAATGGCGAGAGATATCCGTGTTATCATGATTAAACTCGCTGACAGATTGCATAATATGAGGACGTTAAAACATTTACCACCAGAAAAGCAGAGACGTATTTCCAATGAAACGCTGGAAATCTTTGCTCCGCTTGCCCACCGGCTGGGAATATCAACGATTAAATGGGAGCTGGAAGATACAGCTTTACGTTATTTGAATCCACAGCAATATTATCGGATTGTACAGTTGATGAAACAAAAACGGGAAGAAAGGGAATCTTACATTCAGGAAGTAATGGACGACCTTTCGCAAGAATTTGAAGCTGTCCATATTAAAGCAGAGATGTCCGGCAGGCCGAAGCATTTATACAGTATTTATCAAAAAATGGTTAATCAGAAAAAGCAGTTTAATGAAATATATGACCTGCTTGCTGTCCGGATTTTAGTTGATAATATCAAAGACTGTTATGCCGTCTTAGGTATTATTCATACGAATTGGAAGCCGATGCCGGGCAGATTTAAAGACTATATTGCCATGCCGAAGCAAAATCTGTACCAATCTTTGCACACGACGGTCATCGGGCCTAAAGGGGATCCGCTCGAAGTGCAAATCCGAACAAAGGAAATGCATGATATTGCCGAATATGGTATTGCTGCACACTGGGCTTATAAAGAAGGGAAGCAGGCGAAAGGGAAAAGCTCCTTCGAAGAAAAATTATCATGGTTTCGGGAAATCTTGGAGTGGCAGAGTGATACACATGATGCAGAAGAATTTATGGAATCACTGAAGATTGATTTATTCTCGGACATGGTTTATGTGTTCACACCAAAAGGAGAAGTTATTGAATTGCCGTCCGGATCGATTCCAATCGATTTTGCCTATAAAATTCATACAGAGATTGGTAATAAAACAATCGGCGCAAAAATTAATGGCAAAATGGAGCCTTTAGACTATACATTACAAAACGGAGATATTGTGGATGTCA
The nucleotide sequence above comes from Oceanobacillus timonensis. Encoded proteins:
- a CDS encoding adenine phosphoribosyltransferase, which translates into the protein MDYKEYIEIVENWPKEGIRFKDITPLMADGPAFKSAVDEIVEYAKEREIDVVVGPEARGFIVGCPVSYALEIGFAPVRKEGKLPREVIKVDYGLEYGKNVLTIHKDAIQPGQRVLITDDLLATGGTIEATIHLVEQLGGIVAGCAFLVELGYLDGKDKLEGYDVLTIMTY
- the secDF gene encoding protein translocase subunit SecDF gives rise to the protein MKKRGRIVAFFLVIAVLAGVIGTTFSSLASNVNLGLDLQGGFEVLYEVEPVEEGQEISESLMEGTVETLNDRVNRLGISEADINIEGDDRIRVQLAGVENQAEARELLSSSAQLSFRDVNDEEYLDGSDIVDGSASQDYNPNTNAPIVTLQLKDASKFGEVTEEISQMTDNRMAIWMDYQEGEDSFEEEMSKEDPKYVSAPAVSEPIHSSDVMIEGDFTVDSAQQMADIINSGSLDVHMNEVFSTSVGAQFGEQALNETVIAGMIGIALIILYLCVFYRFSGIIASINLVVYVFLVVLIFELLNGVLTLPGIAALILGVGMAVDANVITFERIKEELRLGKSVKAAFQSGNKNSFITILDANLTTLIAAGVLFAFGTSSVKGFATMLIISIVVSFITAVFGSRVFLNLWVQSGFLRKRKGWLGVNKNQIQDIEDGEEQEPTIFGKQAHITNHRKKFFTFSLLLIVIGAVVLGIFRINPGVDFTSGTRVEVVADDSLTEEEIESEFATLGYETNSVNLSGENNEIGVARFDTVLDEDEVDTVQQHFADKYGQEPSTSVVSPVVGQELVRNAILAVAIASVFIIAYIAIRFEPFFGVTAILTLLHDVFFMLVAFSVTQIEFDVTIVAAILTIIGYSLNNTIVIFDRIRENIRLEKRVKSFKKLAEVVNRSIVQSFTRTMNTSITTVVAVVAFMVLGASSIWSFAFALLIGLIAGTYSSLFLASQLWLVWRGRKVKDKPVDFRKKERVDGPQV
- a CDS encoding post-transcriptional regulator, yielding MDNQHVDAWKEMIYPALKSKQEELEMLGYEQATPEEVWKCLSVKIWKGNPEKKLHEMVQDIFHLKSSVYLSYLTIQSYENDDLAASVEALLGNPENTEN
- a CDS encoding RelA/SpoT family protein; this encodes MAKDENVNITDIVEKTSEYLSDEDVALIERAYEFAREAHKDQFRKSGEPYIIHPVQVAGILAELLMDAETISAGFLHDVIEDTDVTFEQLEEAFNHEIAALVDGVTKLGKIRYETKEAQQAENHRKMFVAMARDIRVIMIKLADRLHNMRTLKHLPPEKQRRISNETLEIFAPLAHRLGISTIKWELEDTALRYLNPQQYYRIVQLMKQKREERESYIQEVMDDLSQEFEAVHIKAEMSGRPKHLYSIYQKMVNQKKQFNEIYDLLAVRILVDNIKDCYAVLGIIHTNWKPMPGRFKDYIAMPKQNLYQSLHTTVIGPKGDPLEVQIRTKEMHDIAEYGIAAHWAYKEGKQAKGKSSFEEKLSWFREILEWQSDTHDAEEFMESLKIDLFSDMVYVFTPKGEVIELPSGSIPIDFAYKIHTEIGNKTIGAKINGKMEPLDYTLQNGDIVDVMTSKHSYGPSQDWLKMVQTSQAKSKIKQFFKKQQRDENIVKGREAVEREIRAFDIDPKEVLTQDNLQRIFDKFNFTNEDDMYAAVGYQGITASLIATRLTEKIRHSREVDRDLETKIEEVKTDKARPSSKKDSGIEVAGVNNLLVRIAKCCNPVPGDDILGYITKGRGVSVHRADCPNVQTDEARQRYIDVKWKTQSAENKQYHVDLEITGYDRRGLLNEVLQAVNGTKTNITHVNGRSDRNKMAVIQLTILIHNTNHLKKVVERIKQIREVYTVTRTVQ
- a CDS encoding LapA family protein, with translation MNGQVYVILAIIFVIIVAVFAVINVDPVAVDYLFWTTDSPLILVILFSVLMGGLITAAVGAIRLYRAYHEVKKLRTENERLKKRLVAHGITDEQVKENTNGKEDTATSRKEKRNEGRQAKRTDKE
- the recJ gene encoding single-stranded-DNA-specific exonuclease RecJ; amino-acid sequence: MLSSKANWKYINHPPAEERDSIDIAISPIVKDLFLQRGITTTEEVKQFMRPDLSHLQDPFLLTGMEKAVNRIKEAADNHEKIVVYGDYDADGVSSTVVLLHALKKIGAECEYYIPNRFTEGYGPNEAAFRELQQAGFDLIITVDTGIASVHEAEVAKEIGIDVIITDHHEPQSEIPDCYTIIHPKLSENYPFKELAGVGVSLKLAQALIGELPEEVLPFAAIGTIADLVPLVSENRILATYGLKKMQSTTYAGLNALKQVCRIEGNPTEEDIGFRIGPRLNAVGRLGDADLAVDLLLEEDADIALEMANEINYINEQRKKIVQDIVDEAMEMVQTDKRIIIVAKEGWNEGVLGIVASKLVQKYDRPAIVLAVKPDQGIVKGSARSIPAFDLFEGCMTVRELFTQFGGHAQAAGMTLPAENMERLETALNNLLFENLSEEDFKQELYINAILDMEDIHVSLIEEIEKLSPFGMGNPKPLFELNGVPKEVRQIGSRKNHLKMQFASANTQMDMVGFGFGELKEAISPYTEVAVAGELSINEWNGKRNAQLMLEDVKITEWQLFDFRGKKAEQLLPDTAKEVFVCGELTQIAEQQKAYTYQEALSADLCSYQTIGFTELPASLQDMQEIIRQVNPDNIVIAIRRVPNQYPFQFPSRKEFIDYYSLIKQHKKFRIAEMQTAIEQHRGWNEAKVKFMSDVFVDLGFAEEKDGWLRYTAPATKKDLSESVIYQHCMKQKEAERILIYSNYQDLKKWFESCMDTSTNQKEEAVYGL